Proteins from a single region of Salinibacter grassmerensis:
- a CDS encoding carotenoid oxygenase family protein, translating into MPDYRRGFESLRQELHEPSLPVDGEWPEWLEGTLIRNGPAQFEVGDEDYNHWFDGHAMLHAFRMRDGAVAYRNRFVESKSRTEALEEGQIARSEFATDPCMSLFGRVMSLFNPAPTDNASINVARLDDQYVALTATPLPVAFDPETLETAGVVEYDDDVDVDMSTPHPHIEPGTGRTLVHTLSFGRQCRYGIYGVEAGDKTRRRVATLDVDRPSYMHSFGMSERYVILSEWPLVVNPTDLLLRGRPFIENFEWEPERGTRFRVLRKADGAEVATCEAEAAFGFHHVNAFERDGEVVCDIVTYPDASVVEDLALDRLRSDAPSRGSGYLRRYRLPLDGGAASSTVRGEDRIELPRIHDGPATGRSYQYVYGVGTRVEGQFTDQLVKTDVPAGTTQTWHEEGTYPSEPVFVGAPDGEREDDGVVLSVVLDPAAQQSFLLVLDASSFTERARAAVPHPIPFGFHGQFFD; encoded by the coding sequence ATGCCTGACTACCGTCGTGGCTTCGAGAGCCTCCGCCAAGAACTCCACGAGCCGTCCCTGCCGGTGGACGGGGAGTGGCCGGAGTGGCTGGAAGGCACCCTCATCCGCAACGGCCCGGCACAATTTGAAGTGGGGGACGAGGACTACAACCACTGGTTCGACGGCCACGCGATGCTGCACGCGTTCCGGATGCGGGACGGGGCCGTGGCGTACCGCAACCGGTTCGTGGAGTCAAAAAGCCGCACGGAGGCGCTGGAGGAGGGGCAAATCGCGCGATCTGAGTTTGCGACAGACCCCTGCATGTCGCTCTTCGGGCGGGTGATGAGCCTGTTCAACCCTGCGCCCACGGACAACGCGAGCATCAACGTCGCCCGCCTGGACGACCAGTACGTCGCGCTGACGGCCACGCCCCTGCCGGTGGCCTTCGACCCGGAGACGTTGGAGACGGCGGGGGTGGTGGAGTACGACGACGACGTGGACGTGGACATGTCGACTCCGCATCCGCACATTGAGCCCGGCACGGGGCGCACGCTCGTCCACACCCTGTCCTTCGGGCGCCAGTGCCGGTACGGGATCTACGGCGTGGAGGCGGGGGATAAGACGCGCCGCCGGGTCGCCACGCTGGACGTGGACCGCCCGAGCTACATGCACAGCTTTGGCATGTCGGAGCGCTACGTCATCCTTTCGGAGTGGCCGCTCGTGGTGAACCCGACGGACCTGCTGCTTCGGGGACGGCCGTTCATCGAGAACTTTGAGTGGGAGCCGGAGCGGGGGACCCGGTTCCGCGTGCTGCGGAAGGCGGATGGCGCCGAGGTGGCGACCTGTGAGGCAGAGGCGGCGTTTGGGTTCCACCACGTCAATGCCTTCGAGCGGGACGGAGAGGTGGTCTGCGACATCGTCACGTATCCGGACGCGTCCGTCGTTGAGGACCTTGCCCTCGACCGGCTGCGGAGCGACGCCCCGTCGCGCGGCAGCGGGTACCTGCGCCGCTACCGCCTGCCCCTCGACGGCGGGGCGGCCTCCTCCACGGTCCGGGGCGAGGACCGCATAGAGCTGCCGCGCATCCACGACGGCCCGGCGACGGGCCGCTCCTACCAGTACGTCTACGGCGTGGGGACGCGGGTGGAGGGGCAGTTTACGGACCAGCTCGTGAAGACCGACGTACCGGCGGGCACCACGCAGACCTGGCACGAGGAGGGAACGTACCCGAGCGAGCCGGTCTTCGTGGGCGCGCCAGACGGGGAGCGCGAAGACGACGGGGTCGTCCTGTCCGTAGTGCTGGACCCGGCCGCCCAGCAGTCGTTCCTGCTCGTCCTCGATGCGTCCTCCTTCACGGAGCGGGCACGGGCCGCCGTGCCTCACCCGATCCCGTTCGGGTTCCACGGGCAGTTCTTCGACTGA
- a CDS encoding TraB/GumN family protein encodes MSTSTPSRYGLGRALCLLIAAVLVGPALTQPACAQEESATPHMLWRVASEANETEGYLVGSVHVMKKDAYPLDPVFGEAFSEADMLVLEANLDSMQVKAQTLVRELALYPPGTTLEKELPAETYAMLEKRAEKIGLNLAQMQRMEPWMVSIMVPTRQMQKAGYSQNQGLDRHFFDKAKKAGTPVRALETAEEQMRFFDDLPPERQEDYLRQSLEKADRTVENFDKIVRYWKTGNAGGIEEMMVEQMQNDAPALYERLITERNETWMSRLTEMLGAEGLPMIVVGAGHVVGGNGLVELLRENGYQVEQL; translated from the coding sequence ATGAGCACCTCTACACCTTCTCGATACGGCCTAGGCCGGGCTCTCTGTCTGTTGATCGCCGCGGTCCTGGTGGGCCCTGCTCTCACTCAGCCTGCCTGTGCCCAGGAGGAAAGCGCGACGCCTCACATGCTCTGGCGCGTCGCTTCCGAGGCAAACGAAACCGAGGGATACCTCGTCGGCTCGGTGCACGTGATGAAGAAAGACGCCTACCCCTTGGACCCGGTCTTCGGGGAGGCGTTTTCGGAGGCCGACATGCTCGTCCTGGAGGCCAACCTTGACTCGATGCAGGTGAAGGCGCAAACCCTCGTCCGCGAGCTCGCGCTCTACCCACCCGGCACAACGCTCGAAAAGGAGCTCCCCGCCGAGACCTACGCGATGCTGGAGAAGCGCGCCGAAAAGATCGGTCTGAACCTTGCGCAGATGCAGCGCATGGAGCCGTGGATGGTTTCGATCATGGTGCCGACGAGGCAAATGCAGAAGGCTGGCTATTCGCAAAATCAGGGCCTTGATCGGCACTTCTTTGACAAGGCCAAGAAGGCAGGTACGCCGGTCCGGGCCCTGGAAACGGCCGAAGAGCAGATGCGGTTTTTTGACGACCTGCCGCCGGAGAGGCAGGAAGATTACCTACGCCAGAGCCTGGAGAAGGCCGACCGGACCGTCGAGAACTTCGACAAGATCGTGCGCTACTGGAAAACCGGCAACGCCGGCGGCATCGAAGAAATGATGGTCGAACAGATGCAAAACGACGCCCCGGCGCTCTACGAACGGCTGATTACCGAGCGCAACGAGACCTGGATGTCCCGTCTCACAGAAATGCTGGGGGCGGAGGGGCTTCCAATGATCGTGGTCGGGGCGGGGCACGTCGTCGGCGGGAACGGCCTGGTGGAGTTACTGCGGGAAAACGGCTACCAGGTGGAGCAGCTCTGA
- a CDS encoding beta-N-acetylhexosaminidase — protein MLLGAGCTAAEQSTDTQPPAEDVAPATPQHSVAAEEGERYPIVPWPRQLEPRDGAFALDSDTRVLVSDPDNQDARAPAEKFATRVRNATVFPMRVAPLTESEGPASTQPDNTIAFVLTEGDASSENDAPRPGHTRPTNTPGGGEEDGRYELTVTPRTVVVRAPTAKGLFYGMQTLRQLLPPQIERGLGHDDERIEWAMPAVQIEDAPRFSYRGMHLDVGRHLFPVSFIKRYIDLLALHKLDTFHWHLTEDQGWRIEIEQYPRLTSVGACRDSSMVGHYEAGTYDGSEYCGYYTQEEVREIVQYARERHVTVVPEIEMPGHARAALAAYPEMGCTSVADSSYTVATTWGVHEQIYCPKEKTFTFLENVLVEVMELFPSERIHIGGDEAPKEHWTESAVAQAVIDREGLAGENELQSYFIRRFGNFLNERGRTLVGWDEILEGGLPPGATVMSWRGTEGGIEAARQGQNAIMTPTRALYFDYYQADPGSEPLAIGGLTTLRDVYAYDPVPDSLGTEATRHIIGAQANVWTEYINTPEKVEYMAYPRALALSEIVWSPESARRWDHFRARLTTHLRRLDALDVNYRAPDFSLSGDANE, from the coding sequence ATGTTGCTGGGAGCGGGGTGCACCGCCGCCGAACAGAGCACGGACACACAGCCACCAGCGGAGGACGTCGCCCCGGCAACGCCACAGCACTCTGTGGCCGCTGAGGAGGGCGAGCGGTATCCGATCGTCCCCTGGCCGCGCCAGCTGGAGCCCCGAGACGGCGCCTTCGCGTTGGACAGCGACACCCGCGTTCTCGTGTCCGATCCGGACAATCAGGACGCACGGGCGCCCGCCGAAAAATTCGCGACGCGGGTGCGCAACGCCACGGTGTTTCCGATGCGGGTTGCCCCGCTGACGGAGTCAGAGGGCCCCGCTTCCACGCAGCCGGACAACACGATTGCCTTTGTCCTGACCGAGGGGGACGCCTCCAGTGAAAACGACGCGCCCCGCCCGGGTCACACTCGTCCGACCAACACGCCCGGCGGCGGGGAGGAGGACGGCCGCTACGAACTGACGGTCACGCCCCGCACAGTTGTCGTGCGCGCCCCGACGGCCAAAGGGCTCTTCTACGGCATGCAGACGCTGCGACAACTCCTGCCGCCGCAAATAGAACGGGGACTTGGGCACGACGACGAGCGCATCGAATGGGCGATGCCCGCCGTCCAGATCGAGGACGCCCCGCGCTTTTCCTATCGCGGAATGCACCTGGACGTGGGGCGCCATCTCTTCCCCGTGTCGTTCATCAAGAGGTACATCGACCTGCTGGCGCTCCACAAGCTTGACACCTTTCACTGGCATCTGACCGAGGACCAGGGCTGGCGCATCGAAATCGAGCAGTATCCCCGGCTCACCAGCGTTGGGGCGTGCCGCGACTCGTCGATGGTTGGCCATTACGAGGCAGGGACCTACGACGGCTCTGAATATTGTGGGTACTACACGCAGGAGGAGGTGCGGGAAATCGTGCAGTACGCCCGGGAGCGGCACGTGACGGTGGTTCCCGAAATTGAGATGCCGGGGCATGCCCGGGCAGCCCTGGCGGCGTACCCCGAGATGGGGTGCACGAGCGTCGCCGACTCATCCTACACCGTGGCGACCACGTGGGGCGTCCACGAGCAGATCTACTGCCCCAAAGAAAAGACCTTCACGTTCCTCGAGAACGTGCTCGTGGAGGTCATGGAGCTGTTTCCGAGCGAACGCATCCACATCGGGGGAGACGAGGCGCCCAAAGAGCACTGGACGGAGAGCGCCGTTGCACAGGCAGTGATTGATCGTGAGGGGCTCGCCGGGGAAAACGAGCTCCAGAGCTACTTTATCCGTCGCTTCGGGAATTTTTTGAACGAGCGCGGACGGACGCTGGTCGGTTGGGACGAGATTTTGGAAGGGGGCCTTCCGCCCGGCGCGACCGTTATGTCGTGGCGGGGCACCGAGGGAGGCATTGAGGCGGCCCGTCAGGGACAGAACGCGATCATGACGCCCACCCGTGCGCTTTATTTTGATTACTACCAGGCTGACCCGGGCAGCGAGCCCCTGGCCATTGGAGGCTTGACGACGCTCCGCGACGTGTACGCCTACGACCCCGTTCCTGACTCGCTCGGGACCGAGGCCACGCGGCACATCATCGGCGCACAGGCAAACGTATGGACCGAATACATCAACACGCCCGAGAAGGTCGAATACATGGCCTACCCGCGGGCACTGGCCCTGTCGGAAATCGTGTGGAGCCCAGAATCGGCCCGTCGGTGGGATCACTTTCGGGCGCGTCTGACGACCCACCTCCGACGCCTTGACGCCCTCGATGTGAACTATCGAGCACCGGACTTTTCCCTCTCCGGCGACGCCAACGAGTAA
- a CDS encoding Gfo/Idh/MocA family protein has product MPGSMDRRSFLQTTAAAGLGVSLAPFSGVQQTREESVRLGLIGVGARGTSHLRGLIQRDDVEVPAVCDVNSENLARALNLVQQSGRSRPEGYGEGDRAYRALLSRGDLNGVLISTPWLWHVPMAVEAMESGLFVGLEVPAATTVEGCWDLVHTAERTGSRCMMLENVCYRRDVMAVLKMVRNGLFGEPIHCRCGYQHSLLPYLFDDSASFGPGTGSVSSWRTEHYTKRNGDLYTTHGIGPVAHWLDINSGNRFERLTSTATKARGMRDHIVEEGGADHPKADVNFAQGDIVTSTITTANGESIVMTHDTSLPRPYSLGFRMQGTDGLWTVDNQSVHVEGRSPAHRWEDWEQYQSEFDAELWSRYEAEAEDSGHGGMDYFVRNALVESVKRDVAPPIDVYDAATWSVLSPLSERSIEQGGAPVAIPDFTDGRWMTEGRSFDPDGEF; this is encoded by the coding sequence ATGCCCGGCTCCATGGATCGACGATCATTTTTGCAGACGACCGCCGCGGCGGGGCTGGGCGTGTCGCTCGCGCCCTTCAGTGGAGTCCAACAGACCCGGGAAGAGTCTGTGCGCCTCGGTCTCATTGGGGTGGGGGCCCGCGGGACGTCTCACCTCCGAGGGCTCATTCAGCGGGACGACGTCGAGGTGCCGGCGGTGTGCGACGTCAACTCGGAGAACCTCGCCCGGGCGCTCAATCTCGTTCAGCAGTCCGGTCGGTCCCGCCCAGAGGGATACGGGGAGGGCGATCGCGCTTACCGGGCCCTCCTCTCCCGCGGCGACCTCAACGGGGTCTTGATCTCCACGCCGTGGCTCTGGCACGTCCCCATGGCCGTCGAGGCGATGGAGTCCGGCTTGTTTGTAGGGCTTGAAGTGCCGGCCGCGACGACCGTGGAGGGATGCTGGGACCTGGTCCACACCGCCGAGCGGACCGGGTCGCGCTGCATGATGCTGGAGAACGTCTGCTACCGCCGCGACGTGATGGCCGTCCTCAAAATGGTCCGCAACGGGCTGTTTGGGGAGCCCATCCATTGTCGCTGTGGCTATCAGCACAGCCTCCTTCCGTACCTGTTTGACGACAGCGCCTCGTTCGGGCCGGGCACTGGAAGCGTGTCCAGTTGGCGCACCGAGCACTACACGAAGCGGAACGGAGACCTGTACACCACGCACGGCATTGGGCCGGTGGCCCATTGGCTCGACATCAATAGCGGAAACCGGTTCGAGCGGCTCACCTCAACCGCCACGAAGGCCCGAGGCATGCGCGACCACATCGTCGAGGAGGGCGGAGCGGATCATCCGAAGGCCGACGTCAACTTCGCGCAGGGCGACATCGTGACCAGCACAATCACGACGGCCAACGGGGAGTCCATCGTCATGACGCACGACACCAGCCTGCCCCGGCCCTACTCCCTGGGGTTTCGGATGCAGGGCACCGATGGGCTCTGGACGGTTGACAACCAGAGCGTGCACGTCGAAGGACGGAGCCCGGCCCACCGGTGGGAGGACTGGGAGCAGTACCAAAGCGAGTTCGACGCCGAACTGTGGTCGCGGTACGAGGCGGAGGCGGAGGACTCCGGGCACGGAGGCATGGACTACTTTGTCCGGAACGCCCTCGTGGAGTCGGTCAAGCGGGACGTAGCGCCGCCAATCGACGTGTACGACGCCGCGACGTGGAGCGTGCTGAGTCCCCTGTCCGAGCGGTCGATCGAACAGGGCGGGGCGCCGGTGGCCATCCCGGACTTTACCGACGGCCGCTGGATGACCGAGGGGCGCTCCTTCGACCCGGACGGTGAATTTTGA
- a CDS encoding ribonucleotide-diphosphate reductase subunit beta, which produces MSIFDERVNLKPYEYPHLLEFKTAIRQSYWVHDEFNFEGDVQDFRVNCTDAERSVIKKTMLAIAQVEVAVKTFWSDVYERLPVPEVGAVGMTFAESEVRHLDAYSHLLELLGLNDAFERIEEIPALIDRVEYLNSALEGADSRDERDFAHSILLFSIFIEHVSLFSQFLIMLSFDKHEKRFKGVANAVEATSKEEQIHGLFGVELMDIIREEHPEWFGPAFEREVQAACEKAFNAEQKVLDWIFADGELDFLPRPVVDAFLRDKFNESLKNVDVDPIFEVDPEHLDKTRWFYEEILLTKGNDFFSKRSTSYSKMTQSVSEDDLF; this is translated from the coding sequence ATGAGCATCTTCGACGAGCGTGTCAACCTGAAGCCCTACGAGTACCCGCATTTACTGGAGTTCAAGACGGCCATCCGGCAGTCCTACTGGGTCCACGACGAGTTCAACTTCGAAGGGGACGTGCAGGACTTCCGTGTCAACTGCACCGACGCCGAGCGCAGTGTCATCAAGAAAACGATGCTCGCCATTGCGCAGGTCGAGGTGGCGGTCAAAACCTTCTGGTCCGACGTCTACGAGCGCCTGCCGGTGCCGGAGGTGGGCGCCGTAGGGATGACCTTTGCCGAAAGTGAAGTGCGCCACCTGGATGCTTACTCGCACCTCCTGGAGCTGCTGGGCCTGAACGACGCATTTGAGCGGATTGAGGAGATCCCGGCCCTCATCGACCGCGTCGAGTACTTGAACAGTGCCCTGGAGGGGGCGGACAGCCGCGACGAGCGAGACTTCGCCCATTCCATCCTGCTCTTCTCGATCTTCATCGAGCATGTGAGCCTCTTCAGCCAGTTTCTCATCATGCTCTCCTTCGACAAGCACGAGAAGCGGTTCAAGGGAGTGGCCAATGCCGTGGAGGCCACCTCGAAAGAGGAGCAGATCCACGGGCTCTTCGGCGTGGAGCTGATGGACATCATTCGCGAGGAGCATCCGGAGTGGTTCGGTCCGGCGTTCGAGCGGGAAGTGCAGGCGGCCTGTGAGAAGGCATTCAACGCCGAGCAGAAGGTGCTCGACTGGATTTTCGCGGATGGGGAGCTCGACTTTCTGCCGCGGCCGGTCGTGGACGCGTTCCTGCGCGACAAGTTTAACGAGTCGCTGAAGAACGTGGACGTCGATCCGATCTTCGAGGTCGACCCCGAGCACCTTGACAAGACCCGCTGGTTCTACGAGGAGATCCTGCTCACGAAGGGCAACGATTTCTTCTCGAAGCGCTCGACCAGCTACTCGAAGATGACACAGAGCGTGAGCGAGGACGACCTCTTCTAG
- a CDS encoding LAGLIDADG family homing endonuclease: protein MSTTTRSPSSTSADFGWLNDEARTFLRRGYLLEGTGPEERVREIAEHAEGLLEIEGFADRFYEYMARGYYSLASPVWSNFGLDRGLPISCFGSYIGDSMEAILDTHAEVGMMTKVGGGTSGYFGDVRPRGASITNNGTSNGTYPFGQLFDKIINVVSQGETRRGHFAGYIDIEHPDVEEWLNIQTEGDAIQTMMYGVVVGDDWMEAMIDGDSEKRALWAKVVESRMNLGIPYILFRGNVQDGRPQVYKDKGYDIHASNLCLTGDQRVVTDRGYKRAEDLWEEGGELTLFDGEEAIGSSRMKLRKTSAEVYKITLGNGVEQKVSARHGMPVYQGKSEYKRTEAQNVEVGDRIVIQKQKGLFGDRHCPDEAFILGMWQSDGTQHGDRKMIDIWEKDFDLADEIQEKIDRIYNRHGFNEYEVTNQYGEAVGTRGRETPQLRDVTVSHSNDRKKRLGTTALTKLGFEKGTVPEWIYEADEETVWEYVRGLLIADGTVHVSDSKGNPLQIAYADVNQDFLRKLQLLFNNLGLSSQIRFLREGGKRPMPDGNGGEKLYETQDCYRLIVGNKAAGLEIERNTGFLSRKGIELEDRSYRDNTKKAYEVVEIEHVGQETVYCPTTHTEESVFVSQGALTFNCSEIALPSGPDESFVCCLSSMNALHYDDWKDTDAVETLTYFLDAVMQEFIDGADGMAHMDRAVRFAKRHRAIGIGILGWHSYLQSNRIPFESAEASLTGSEIAKTIKERSYAASAELADRFGEPPVLEGYGRRNATTMAVAPTKSSSFILGQVSPSIEPIKSNYFVQDRAKMKVTYKNPHLKALLQEKGRDTDEVWDEIALRDGSVQHLDFLSDEEKDVFKTFSEISQMAIIDQAAGRQKHIDQSQSLNLAIDPGSTPVKDINRLYVEAWKKGVKSLYYQHGVNAAQSFSRDLLACKACEA from the coding sequence ATGTCCACAACGACCCGTTCTCCTTCTTCCACCTCCGCAGACTTCGGCTGGCTCAACGACGAGGCTCGCACCTTTCTCCGCCGGGGGTATCTTCTGGAGGGCACCGGCCCAGAGGAGCGCGTGCGAGAGATTGCCGAGCACGCCGAGGGCCTCCTCGAGATTGAGGGCTTTGCCGATCGGTTCTACGAATATATGGCGCGTGGCTACTACTCGCTCGCATCGCCCGTCTGGTCAAACTTTGGGCTCGACCGGGGCCTGCCAATTTCCTGCTTCGGCTCCTACATCGGCGACTCGATGGAGGCGATCCTCGACACCCACGCCGAGGTCGGCATGATGACCAAGGTAGGCGGGGGCACGAGCGGGTACTTCGGCGACGTCCGCCCGCGTGGGGCCTCCATCACGAACAATGGCACGTCGAACGGCACCTACCCCTTCGGCCAGCTCTTCGACAAAATTATCAACGTAGTGAGCCAGGGGGAAACGCGACGCGGCCACTTCGCCGGGTACATCGACATCGAGCACCCCGACGTGGAGGAGTGGCTCAACATTCAGACCGAGGGCGACGCCATCCAGACGATGATGTACGGTGTCGTCGTGGGGGACGACTGGATGGAGGCCATGATTGATGGCGACTCGGAGAAGCGGGCCCTCTGGGCAAAGGTGGTGGAGAGCCGAATGAACCTCGGCATCCCCTACATCCTCTTCCGCGGCAACGTGCAGGACGGGCGCCCGCAGGTCTACAAGGACAAGGGCTACGACATCCACGCCAGCAACTTGTGCCTGACCGGCGACCAGCGCGTGGTCACAGACCGTGGCTACAAACGGGCCGAAGATCTCTGGGAAGAGGGCGGCGAGCTTACTCTCTTTGACGGAGAGGAAGCGATTGGCTCAAGCCGCATGAAGCTACGGAAGACCAGCGCCGAGGTGTACAAAATCACGCTCGGAAACGGCGTAGAGCAAAAAGTAAGCGCTCGCCATGGCATGCCTGTGTATCAGGGCAAAAGCGAGTACAAGCGGACTGAAGCCCAGAACGTTGAGGTCGGTGACCGGATTGTGATTCAGAAGCAGAAGGGTCTCTTCGGCGACCGGCACTGCCCAGACGAGGCATTTATCCTCGGGATGTGGCAGTCCGATGGTACCCAGCATGGCGACCGGAAGATGATCGACATCTGGGAAAAAGACTTTGACCTTGCCGACGAGATCCAGGAAAAGATAGACCGGATTTACAACCGGCATGGGTTCAATGAATACGAAGTCACGAACCAGTATGGCGAGGCGGTAGGGACGCGCGGCCGAGAAACGCCGCAGCTCCGAGACGTGACTGTAAGCCACTCGAACGACCGTAAGAAGCGGTTAGGGACTACAGCCCTCACGAAGCTTGGCTTCGAGAAGGGCACGGTACCAGAGTGGATTTACGAAGCCGACGAAGAGACCGTGTGGGAGTATGTCCGCGGCCTTCTCATTGCCGACGGGACGGTTCACGTTTCCGATAGCAAGGGGAATCCATTGCAGATTGCCTACGCGGACGTCAACCAGGACTTCCTGCGAAAGCTGCAGCTTCTTTTCAACAATCTGGGTTTGAGCTCTCAGATCCGTTTTCTTCGAGAAGGTGGCAAGCGACCAATGCCAGATGGAAACGGCGGAGAGAAGCTCTACGAGACGCAGGATTGCTATCGGTTGATTGTCGGCAACAAAGCCGCAGGGCTAGAAATCGAGCGTAACACCGGTTTCCTCAGCCGAAAGGGTATTGAGCTTGAAGACCGCTCCTACCGAGACAACACCAAGAAGGCATACGAGGTCGTGGAGATCGAGCACGTAGGTCAGGAGACGGTCTACTGCCCGACGACCCACACCGAAGAGTCTGTGTTTGTCTCTCAAGGCGCTCTGACGTTCAACTGTTCAGAGATTGCGCTTCCCAGCGGCCCGGACGAGAGCTTCGTCTGTTGCCTCTCGTCCATGAACGCGCTGCACTACGACGACTGGAAAGACACCGATGCGGTCGAGACGCTCACCTACTTCCTCGACGCGGTGATGCAGGAGTTCATTGACGGGGCCGACGGAATGGCGCACATGGATCGGGCCGTACGCTTTGCGAAGCGCCACCGGGCAATCGGCATCGGCATCCTGGGCTGGCACTCCTACCTGCAGTCGAACAGGATCCCGTTCGAGTCGGCGGAGGCCAGTCTGACCGGGTCCGAAATCGCAAAAACGATCAAGGAGCGCTCCTACGCGGCGTCCGCCGAGCTCGCCGACCGCTTCGGGGAGCCCCCGGTCCTGGAGGGCTACGGGCGACGCAACGCCACCACGATGGCCGTGGCGCCGACCAAGTCTAGCAGCTTCATCCTCGGGCAAGTGAGCCCCTCCATCGAGCCGATCAAGAGCAACTACTTCGTGCAGGACCGGGCGAAGATGAAGGTCACGTACAAGAACCCGCACCTGAAGGCGCTTCTACAGGAGAAGGGCCGCGACACCGACGAGGTATGGGACGAGATCGCGCTGCGCGATGGATCGGTCCAGCACCTCGACTTCCTGTCCGACGAGGAGAAGGACGTCTTCAAAACCTTCAGCGAGATCAGCCAGATGGCGATCATCGATCAGGCGGCCGGCCGGCAGAAGCATATCGACCAGTCGCAGTCTCTGAATCTGGCGATCGATCCGGGCTCGACGCCGGTCAAGGACATCAACCGGCTCTACGTCGAGGCCTGGAAGAAGGGCGTCAAGTCCCTCTACTACCAGCATGGGGTCAACGCCGCACAGAGCTTCTCGCGCGACCTGCTGGCTTGCAAGGCATGTGAGGCCTAA
- a CDS encoding acyl-CoA thioesterase produces the protein MAPPPSPESRPAAVLDERAETRIVHAVFPGDTNHYHTLFGGTALEWMDQAAFICATRWCREKVVTVRTSEIEYKHPVSEGTIVELIARVAGTGTTSLTVRVDMFIEPMDEHDRTLACDGQFTLVALDDQDDPTPVPTIPSAKQDEPSS, from the coding sequence ATGGCTCCTCCTCCTTCGCCGGAGTCGCGTCCCGCTGCCGTCCTCGACGAGAGAGCGGAGACGCGCATTGTGCACGCCGTTTTTCCCGGCGATACGAACCACTACCACACGCTCTTCGGCGGCACGGCCCTGGAATGGATGGACCAGGCCGCGTTCATCTGCGCGACGCGCTGGTGCCGGGAAAAGGTCGTGACGGTCCGCACGAGTGAGATTGAGTACAAGCATCCCGTTTCTGAGGGCACGATCGTTGAGCTCATCGCCCGGGTCGCGGGCACGGGCACAACGTCCCTCACCGTCCGCGTCGACATGTTCATCGAGCCGATGGACGAGCACGACCGGACGCTCGCCTGCGACGGCCAGTTTACCCTCGTCGCCCTGGACGATCAGGACGACCCGACGCCCGTTCCGACAATCCCATCCGCGAAGCAGGACGAACCGTCGTCGTAG